From the Gemmatimonadales bacterium genome, the window GGCCTCGGACAACAACACCCTGTACCTCAATGCGTGGCTGATGTTCTGAGGCGGCCTGGCCGCCGTGTTCGAGCCGGCGGCGGGCGCTTGCCCGTCGCCGGCTCTCTTGTTACCCGTTCTGCTCCCTTCGACCGCGACCGACCATGACGCTGCGTTCCGGATGGTGCCTGCTCGTCCTCGGCTGTGCCGCCTGGGCGGCGCCGCTGCCCGCTGCCGCCCAGCAGCCGCGCGACACCGGGCTGGTGGCCACGTACCGCGCGACGGCCGACCGGCTGATCGCGGCGGCCACCGCCGACACCGCGGCCTGGCTGCGCCTGGCCGAGCTGACCGACCGGTTCGGCAGCCGGATCAGCGGGTCGGAGAGCCTGGAGCGGGCGCTCGACTGGATCCTGGTCGAGATGCGGCGCGACGGGCTCGAGAGCGTGCGCGGCGAGCCGGCGATGGTGCCGCACTGGGTGCGCGGCAGCGAGTCGCTGGACCTGGTCGAGCCGCGCGCCGCCCGCCTGCCGATGCTGGGCCTGGGCCGCAGCGTCGGCACCCCGCCGGAGGGGATCACGGCGCCGGTGCTGGTGGTGCACGACACGCTCGAGCTGCGCGCGCGCGCGGCGGAGGCGCGGGGGAAGATCGTGCTGTGGGACGCGCCGTACGTCAGCTATGGCGAGACCGTCACCTACCGCTGGAACGGTGCGATCTGGGCGGCGCAGGTCGGCGCGGTGGCCGCGCTGCTGCGCTCGGTGTCGCCGTTCGAGATGCGCCAGCCGCACACCGGGACCACGCACTACGACTCCTCTGCGGCGCCGATCCCGTTCGCGGCCATCTCGATCGAGGACGCCGCGATGCTGCACCGGATGCAGGGCCGCGGGCAGCCGGTCGTGGTCACGCTCAAAATGGAAGCCCACATGCTGCCGGACGTGGCGTCGAAGAACGTCGTCGCCGAGCTGAGGGGCTCCGAGAAGCCGGACGAGGTGGTGGTGATCAGCGGCCACCTCGACTCGTGGGACGTCGGCACCGGCGCGATGGACGATGCCGGCGGGTTCGTCGCGGCGTGGCAGGCCCTGCTCGTGATGAAGCGGCTGGGGCTGCGCCCGCGGCGCACGGTCCGCCTGGTGGGCTGGACCAACGAGGAGTACGGCACCCGGGGCGGGCTGGCCTACCGCGACGCCCACCTGGCCGACCTGGGGAAGCACGACCTCGCCATCGAGTCGGACGGCGGGGTGTTCCGGCCCACGGGCTTCGGCTTCACCGGGTCGGACTCGGCGTTCGCAGTGGTGCGTGCGATCGGCCCGCTC encodes:
- a CDS encoding M28 family metallopeptidase; protein product: MTLRSGWCLLVLGCAAWAAPLPAAAQQPRDTGLVATYRATADRLIAAATADTAAWLRLAELTDRFGSRISGSESLERALDWILVEMRRDGLESVRGEPAMVPHWVRGSESLDLVEPRAARLPMLGLGRSVGTPPEGITAPVLVVHDTLELRARAAEARGKIVLWDAPYVSYGETVTYRWNGAIWAAQVGAVAALLRSVSPFEMRQPHTGTTHYDSSAAPIPFAAISIEDAAMLHRMQGRGQPVVVTLKMEAHMLPDVASKNVVAELRGSEKPDEVVVISGHLDSWDVGTGAMDDAGGFVAAWQALLVMKRLGLRPRRTVRLVGWTNEEYGTRGGLAYRDAHLADLGKHDLAIESDGGVFRPTGFGFTGSDSAFAVVRAIGPLLAPVGADTITKGGGGTDIGPIMQRGVPGMGLNDDGSRYFWYHHSDADTVDKLDAREVAKCVAAMAVMAYVVADLPQQLPRGGVPPAGE